The genomic stretch AAATGCCGAAAAATTTTCCTATCAAAGTGGCGGCTGTTGGGCATACACATATAGATGTAGCATGGCTATGGCGCTTAAAGCATACTCGCGAAAAAGCCGCACGATCATTTTCGACTGTGCTTCATTTAATGGAAGACTATCCTGAATACTTATTTCTCCAATCGCAACCGCAACTTTACGCCTATATCAAAGAAGATTACCCAGAAATTTATGCGAAAATCAAAACGAAAATTAGCGAAGGAAACTGGGAAGCTGACGGTGGAATGTGGCTTGAAGCAGATTGTAATATTCCTAGCGGTGAATCCCTCGTACGGCAAATGCTCTACGGTCAGAAATTTTTACGCGAAGAATTTGGTAAACCTTCTAGTTTTCTATGGTTGCCGGATGTATTTGGCTATAGCTGGGCTTTACCACAAATCCTTCGTAAATCAGGCATTAAGACTTTTATGACAACCAAAATAAGCTGGAATCAATATAATCGTATGCCTCATGATACGTTCCAGTGGCGCGGAATTGATGGTACAGAAATTTTGACCCATTTCATCACTGCACCAGAAAAAAATAGCCGCATTTCAACCTATAATGGCAAAATGACAGCACGAGAACTTGTTGGTCTTTGGGACAAATATCAAGATAAAGAGGTAAACCAAGAATTACTACTTGCTTACGGCTACGGAGATGGTGGTGGCGGTGTGAACCGAGAAATGCTAGAGATGCGCCGTCGTTATGATACGATGCCAGGAATTCCTGAAGTAAAACCAAAAAGTGCTACTTCTTATTTCAACGATTTACACGAAACGATAAATACGACAGACCAATATGTTCATACTTGGAACGGCGAACTTTACTTCGAATATCACCGCGGAACTTATACGAGCCAAGCCTTTACGAAAAAAATGAATCGAAAAATCGAACTCGGCTTACGAAATAGCGAATGGCTTTCCGTTTTAGCAAATCTAAAACAAGGAACGTCTTACCCAACTGAAAAATTAGCAGGCATTTGGCAAATTTTACTTCGAAATCAGTTTCATGATATTATTCCCGGCTCTTCCATCAAAGAAGTTTATGACGACGCTCTAATTGAGTACACGGAAGCTATGACGGAAAATAATACGTTAATTTCTAATCAATTGACCAATTTAACTACAGATGCCGATGAAAAAATAACACTTTGGAATAGTTCCACTTGGTCCAGACCGCGATACATCGAAATTTCACCCGACAATCAATCGAACCATTTAGCCTTTTATGATGAAAATAATGCTCCACTGCCTGCGCAAAAATTGGTAAATAATGCCTGGCTTATCCAGCATCCAAACATACCTGCGCTTGGTGCTACAACTATTTCTGTTAAAGAAACAGCAAACATTTTAGAACAACCATCTTTTCACTACAAAAATAACCAATTGGAAACACCCTTCTATCAAATCAAATGGAATAAAGCCGGACAATTCACGTCCATTTTTGACAAAAAAAATAACCGCCAAGTAATAGCGGAAAATGCGCGAGGTAATGTATTTCAATTATTTGAAGATAAGCCGATGTGGCATGACGCCTGGGATATCGACCTATTCTATCAAGAAAAACAAAAAGAAATCAGCGCGCTAGATTCAGTTGAAATAACCGAGAACGGGCCACTCCAATTCACTATGAAGCAAGTGCTACATTCCGAAAAATCTCAAATCACTCAGTGGATTCATTTTTATCACGAGAGCCCTGAAATCAGATTTGAAACCGAGGTCGACTGGCGAGATCGTAACCAGTTGCTTAAAGTCGCCTTCCCTGTCGCTGTGCATGCCAGTGAAGCTAGCTATGACATCCAATTCGGGAACGTCAAACGCCCAACGCACTGGAATACAAGTTGGGATTATGCTCGCTTTGAAACCGTTGGACATCAATGGGCTGATCTTTCGGAGAAAAATTACGGCGTCAGTTTGTTAAATGATTCCAAATACGGCTATGATATTAAAGATTCAACTATCCGCCTTACACTTCTGAAAGCAGCCGGTTATCCAGATCCAGATGCCGATTTAGGAATCCACCAATTCACTTATTCGCTCTATCCACATCAAGGTGATTTTTTAGACGGGGAAACAGTTCAAGCAGCATGGGAATTGAATAATCCAATTTTCACTTCCAAGGGGGAAATTGAAACTTTTTCTCTTTTCCAAGTGACCAATCCTTACGTGATGATTGATAGCATTAAACAAGCCGAGGACGGTGATGGTATCATTTTACGATTGCATGAATTTGCGGGAACTCACGGCGAAGTAACAATCACAAGTGGTTACCCGATTACCTCAATCACAGAATGCAACTTACTTGAGGAAAACGAAACATCGCTTTCCAATCCGACCTTTGCAGTAGCTCCATTTGAAATAAAAACATACCGAATTCATTTAGCATAAAAAAACACGCAGCAAGGCTTCTCCCTAAGAAGTCCGCTGCGTGTTTTTATTAGTTTAACGTGAACAGATTAAAGTTTAGTAACTTTTTCTGCTTGTGGGCCACGTTGGCCTTCAACGATTTCAAATTCAACGCTTTGACCTTCGTCTAAAGTTTTGAATCCTTCACCTTCGATAGCGCTGAAGTGTACGAATACATCATCTCCGCCTTCTACTTCGATGAAACCGAAGCCTTTTTCACTGTTAAACCATTTAACTGTACCTGTTTGCATATTTCACAAACCTCCAAAAATTTTCTTAATATGTTTCTTTTACTAACGAAAAAGATGTTAACAACAAGCTAATCATTTTTTCAATTACAAAATTCACATATTAGCAAAGATACTCACTCCACATCAATATCCTTGATAATAAGCAAATTAGCTACTATCAACACTTATATATTAACGCCAACGAGCAAATAAATCAAGTGAAAAAGCCGTACGGTTACAAAATAGAGTATTCAGTTTACTATCTGAAAAACCCTGCTATAAGCTAATTCTTATAACAGGGTTTTTATATTATTCTGTAATACTTTTATCTTTAATCCGCCATTTCACAAGTAAATTATGTAATGGTTTTCGTACTAAGAAATAAACGCCTAGTGAGATAAATACCGATGCTGTACCAAGGAAAAATCCACCAAGTACATCCGTCGGGAAATGCACACCAAGATAAACGCGTGTATACATGACAAACAGGATAAAACCATAACCGATAATACCGATAACGATTTTTTGCCACATTTTTGGCACTGTGAAAATCAAGAACATCGCTGCAAGACCATAAAAAACAGCCGTTGCCGTCGCATGTCCACTTGGGAAACTAAAGCCTGACTCGCTTACTAACCAGTTCACGCTAGCTGGACGCGTACGACCAACCAAACTTTTCAAGACAAGATTTAAGACTACTCCACAAACAAGCATCGTTCCACCAAACCAAAGTCCGACAACAAATTTTCGTAAAAAGAATAAAATAAGAACGACTACGATAGTCAAAATAATTGTCGTTTCTGCGCTTCCTAAAGTAGTTAGAAATTTAACAATGGCTGTTTTATCCGGTTGAATGCCGCCGCGGATTTTTTCAATCCAGCTTAAGTCAAAACGTGCTACCCAGTTACTTTCTGTTGCGATAGCGGAAGCGATAGTAATAAATAAAATAAGGCAAAATCCGCCAATAACGAATAACGGTGTTGCTTTTTTACGATTTGTATTCATGGTTAACTCCTTTTCATTCGGTTGTTTTTAGAAATTCTTTTACTTCTTTTACAAGCGCCTGATACTGAGCTTGTTCAGCTGTCGCTTCATTTGTAAGCTCTGTAACGACATCATTTTCATAACGAACGGAACCTTTGCTAACAAAAGTGGCATTGCCAATCAGTTGTAGCGAAATTTCACCAGCAGCATCTTTTTTCGCAGTTACTTGCACTCTTCCGCCATCATTATAAACATTTAGCGGCGTTTCCAATATATCATTATCTAACATTTTTTTAATCAAACTACAAGCCGACATCGCTGTTCCACATGCATTCGTAAAACCGACGCCGCGTTCAAAAGTACGCACATAAATAGCATCATCGCTTAAACGTTTCACAAAGCTTACATTCACGCCATCTGGGAAATACGGATTTTCGCTATTTAAATAACTTGCTAATTTTTCTTGTTTATCGGAATCTAGCACAGCTTGGTCCACAAATGTAATCAAATGCGGATTAGGAACAGAAACAGCAGAAAAAGCGAGTTCTGCATCAAGTTCTGGGATAACTTGATTAAATAATTTTTCCACGCCTACATGCATCGGTAATGTTTCTGCTGCAAATTTAACAGGAGAAATTTCCACTTGATAGGTTGGAATATCAAAACCAAGCGAAGTTGCTTTTTTGACATCAAGTATCGCTTTCATAGTTTCTACTTTTGCATCTGTCAAAGCATGTTTCTCAAGTAAATAGCGAGCTACCGTTCTTAAGCCATTCCCGCACATCGAAGCAATTGAGCCATCTGAATTAACGACACGCATTTGGCCAATTGGTCCAACTTCACTGCTTTTTGTGACATATAAAATTCCGTCTGCCCCGCCAAGCGAGTGCTTTCTATCGCAAAGCTTTATCGCAAAATTAGCACGTTTTTCATCCGACCATTCTGTGATGTGATTTTCCTCTTCATCAACTAAGAAAAAATCGTTTTGCGAACCATGTACTTTTGTAAAGTGAATTGTTTCCATTACGTCAAGCAACCTCCTCTATTTGGAATTACGTCTATAATACCACATCTTAAATTAAAAAAGCTTGGGGAACCTCCTTTTGAAATGAGTAGGATTTTCCCCAAGCGAGCATTAAGCTTCGTAGTGTTTTACAACAATATCCGCACAGCGGCCACACAGTGTTGGATGTTTTGGATTTACGCCTACATCTTTTTTCACTACACGGCAACGTTCACAAGTTTCGCCTTCTGCTACGGTAATTTGAACAGCTACTTGATTTGATTTGAATGCAGATTCTGGTGCATTTTCTAAACCTTCCACAAGTTCAAAGTCAGAAACGATAAACAGTTGTGCAAAATCGCCTTCTAAAGAATCAAATAGTGTTTTCGCTTCGCCGTCTACATATAAAGTTACTTTAGCAAGCAT from Listeria monocytogenes ATCC 19117 encodes the following:
- a CDS encoding alpha-mannosidase; this encodes MSIHMFFTKDKLRGRLDEVALYRYEKTYPIRNFQAAEDMDGEIAARPNNVLYDNELTIGENWSGRDRYVWLKTTITFPDTKTDTRLIGYFDFGNTGDGHNSGFESLLFVNGEPYQGVDQNHREVLFPDSFAGKKVELVFRLWSGLEGGGTPTIQTHQLKEAFIGYLNLVIDDLYFTSKATLKTLDQLEEKNPTHAPLLQAINRAYLAIDWSTPGSEQNLASMATANQILQAALEKMPKNFPIKVAAVGHTHIDVAWLWRLKHTREKAARSFSTVLHLMEDYPEYLFLQSQPQLYAYIKEDYPEIYAKIKTKISEGNWEADGGMWLEADCNIPSGESLVRQMLYGQKFLREEFGKPSSFLWLPDVFGYSWALPQILRKSGIKTFMTTKISWNQYNRMPHDTFQWRGIDGTEILTHFITAPEKNSRISTYNGKMTARELVGLWDKYQDKEVNQELLLAYGYGDGGGGVNREMLEMRRRYDTMPGIPEVKPKSATSYFNDLHETINTTDQYVHTWNGELYFEYHRGTYTSQAFTKKMNRKIELGLRNSEWLSVLANLKQGTSYPTEKLAGIWQILLRNQFHDIIPGSSIKEVYDDALIEYTEAMTENNTLISNQLTNLTTDADEKITLWNSSTWSRPRYIEISPDNQSNHLAFYDENNAPLPAQKLVNNAWLIQHPNIPALGATTISVKETANILEQPSFHYKNNQLETPFYQIKWNKAGQFTSIFDKKNNRQVIAENARGNVFQLFEDKPMWHDAWDIDLFYQEKQKEISALDSVEITENGPLQFTMKQVLHSEKSQITQWIHFYHESPEIRFETEVDWRDRNQLLKVAFPVAVHASEASYDIQFGNVKRPTHWNTSWDYARFETVGHQWADLSEKNYGVSLLNDSKYGYDIKDSTIRLTLLKAAGYPDPDADLGIHQFTYSLYPHQGDFLDGETVQAAWELNNPIFTSKGEIETFSLFQVTNPYVMIDSIKQAEDGDGIILRLHEFAGTHGEVTITSGYPITSITECNLLEENETSLSNPTFAVAPFEIKTYRIHLA
- the cspB gene encoding cold-shock protein CspB: MQTGTVKWFNSEKGFGFIEVEGGDDVFVHFSAIEGEGFKTLDEGQSVEFEIVEGQRGPQAEKVTKL
- a CDS encoding phosphatase PAP2 family protein, whose amino-acid sequence is MNTNRKKATPLFVIGGFCLILFITIASAIATESNWVARFDLSWIEKIRGGIQPDKTAIVKFLTTLGSAETTIILTIVVVLILFFLRKFVVGLWFGGTMLVCGVVLNLVLKSLVGRTRPASVNWLVSESGFSFPSGHATATAVFYGLAAMFLIFTVPKMWQKIVIGIIGYGFILFVMYTRVYLGVHFPTDVLGGFFLGTASVFISLGVYFLVRKPLHNLLVKWRIKDKSITE
- the dapF gene encoding diaminopimelate epimerase, which produces METIHFTKVHGSQNDFFLVDEEENHITEWSDEKRANFAIKLCDRKHSLGGADGILYVTKSSEVGPIGQMRVVNSDGSIASMCGNGLRTVARYLLEKHALTDAKVETMKAILDVKKATSLGFDIPTYQVEISPVKFAAETLPMHVGVEKLFNQVIPELDAELAFSAVSVPNPHLITFVDQAVLDSDKQEKLASYLNSENPYFPDGVNVSFVKRLSDDAIYVRTFERGVGFTNACGTAMSACSLIKKMLDNDILETPLNVYNDGGRVQVTAKKDAAGEISLQLIGNATFVSKGSVRYENDVVTELTNEATAEQAQYQALVKEVKEFLKTTE